A stretch of the Teredinibacter haidensis genome encodes the following:
- a CDS encoding glycoside hydrolase family 6 protein: protein MMRFLNRSHSRSSHPTFRRWLKLSSAALALSAFSVGANAVDCEITYDNNWGTGYQINVAVNNNSSSAISNWQVTLQYAEAPQVTNSWNAQLSTSGNTVTASDIGWNGNLGAGATTSFGLQGNADGSFVTPTCIGDGSSSSSSSSSSSSSSSSSSSSSSSSSSSSSSSSSSSSSSSNPACEEMCKWYQDDPRPLCDNQDTGWGWENSQSCIGRTTCESQSGSGGVISSCSSSSSSSSSSSSSSSSSSSSSSSSSSSSSSSSSSSSSSSSSFPNGERVDNPFVGATWYVDPVWSAKASGEPGGSAIANYNTAVWMDRIGAIEGPADGDGLGLQGHLDEALNQGANMFMFVVYDLPNRDCAALASNGELRISEDGFNRYKTEYIAQIMDIISDAAYADIHIVAIIEVDSLPNLVTNLDEPDCSEANGAGGYVDGIRYALQQLGQLDNVYSYVDIAHSGWLGWSDNFNEASQLIAGAVGDLGANLNPVAGFVSNSANYTPVEEPYLPNPDMQVGSGQLKSSDFYEYNGYFEELDFVQDWRDAMISRGLPNNIGMLIDTGRNGWGGTGRPSGVSGSSDLETYVNESRIDRRQHRGNWCNQPGGVGYRPTANPHTGVDAYVWVKPQGESDGVSDPNFEIDPNDPNKQHDPMCDPNAENRYADEGSGIYTGALDNAPHAGRWFPEAFHTLLENAYPGL, encoded by the coding sequence ATGATGAGATTTCTAAATCGCTCGCACTCCAGGAGCTCCCACCCAACATTTAGGCGCTGGCTGAAACTCAGCAGCGCCGCACTGGCGTTGTCGGCATTTTCCGTCGGCGCCAATGCCGTAGACTGCGAAATTACCTATGACAACAACTGGGGCACTGGCTATCAAATCAATGTCGCTGTCAATAATAATAGCAGCAGCGCGATTTCAAACTGGCAGGTAACACTCCAGTATGCAGAAGCTCCACAAGTCACGAATAGCTGGAATGCGCAACTAAGCACTTCAGGTAATACCGTAACGGCCAGTGATATCGGCTGGAACGGCAACCTCGGAGCAGGAGCTACAACCTCTTTCGGACTTCAGGGCAATGCCGACGGTAGCTTCGTAACACCAACCTGTATCGGTGACGGCTCGTCCTCAAGCTCAAGCTCTTCATCTAGCTCAAGTAGTAGCTCAAGCTCTTCTAGCTCCAGCTCTTCTAGCTCCAGCTCCTCCAGCAGTAGCTCAAGCTCTTCTTCAAGCTCCAGTAATCCCGCTTGTGAAGAAATGTGTAAGTGGTACCAAGACGACCCACGCCCACTTTGTGACAACCAGGACACTGGTTGGGGTTGGGAAAACAGCCAAAGCTGTATCGGTCGCACAACCTGTGAAAGCCAGAGTGGTAGCGGTGGCGTTATTTCAAGCTGCAGCTCCAGCTCTTCTTCCAGCTCAAGCAGCTCTTCTAGCAGTAGCTCCAGTAGCTCTTCTAGCAGCAGCTCTTCCAGCTCAAGCAGCAGCTCCTCCAGCTCAAGCAGCAGTAGCTCTTCCAGCTTTCCAAACGGAGAACGCGTAGACAACCCATTTGTGGGCGCTACTTGGTATGTAGATCCTGTATGGTCTGCTAAAGCTTCCGGCGAGCCTGGTGGTAGCGCCATTGCCAATTACAACACTGCAGTATGGATGGATCGCATTGGCGCGATTGAAGGCCCTGCAGATGGTGACGGCCTTGGCTTGCAAGGCCACCTGGACGAAGCGCTGAATCAAGGCGCAAACATGTTTATGTTTGTGGTTTATGATCTGCCAAACCGTGACTGTGCTGCACTCGCCTCCAATGGTGAACTGCGTATTTCTGAAGACGGTTTCAACCGTTATAAGACTGAATATATTGCCCAGATCATGGACATCATCAGCGATGCGGCATATGCCGATATTCACATCGTAGCCATTATCGAAGTGGACTCTCTGCCCAACCTGGTAACTAACCTTGATGAGCCAGACTGCTCCGAAGCAAATGGTGCCGGTGGCTATGTTGACGGTATTCGCTATGCACTGCAGCAATTGGGACAACTGGATAACGTATACTCATACGTTGATATCGCTCACTCTGGTTGGTTAGGTTGGTCCGACAACTTCAATGAAGCATCTCAGTTAATTGCTGGCGCTGTTGGTGACTTAGGTGCAAATCTTAACCCCGTCGCCGGTTTCGTGAGTAACTCGGCTAACTACACTCCAGTTGAAGAACCATATCTGCCAAATCCAGACATGCAAGTTGGCAGTGGGCAACTCAAGTCTTCCGACTTCTACGAGTACAACGGTTACTTCGAAGAATTGGATTTCGTACAAGACTGGCGTGATGCCATGATAAGCCGCGGCTTACCTAACAACATTGGTATGCTAATCGATACCGGTCGTAATGGTTGGGGCGGAACTGGTCGTCCATCAGGTGTTTCTGGCAGCAGCGATCTTGAAACCTATGTGAATGAGTCACGTATCGATCGTCGTCAGCATCGAGGTAACTGGTGTAACCAGCCAGGTGGTGTTGGTTATCGTCCAACTGCCAATCCTCATACCGGTGTTGATGCCTATGTTTGGGTGAAACCACAGGGTGAATCCGACGGAGTGTCCGATCCTAACTTCGAAATTGATCCTAACGATCCCAATAAACAACACGATCCAATGTGTGACCCGAATGCAGAAAACCGCTATGCGGATGAAGGTTCCGGTATATACACTGGTGCGCTCGATAACGCTCCTCACGCAGGTCGTTGGTTCCCAGAAGCCTTCCATACTCTGCTGGAAAATGCCTACCCTGGACTGTAG
- a CDS encoding efflux RND transporter permease subunit, translating to MTTHDEKPLGISGRIAKAFLTSEITPLLALTGFLLGMFAVVVTPREEEPQINVTFANVFIPFPGATAKEVESLVTTPAEQIVSEIQGVKHVYSASSPGMAALTVRFTVGEPRTEAIVRLYNAFYSNQDAWSQNLGVGQPLIKPKGIDDVPVVSGTLWSKNPDFTAADLLKVAHSMEAELQRVPGTRDIETIGGHASIVRVNFDPARLSAYGLALDDIRLSLAAANASADAGSLVNSNTEIQVQAGNFLTSPQEVGELVVGVVNNAPVFLRDVAEVSLSAETAKTYVNYGIGSAHDDVPGRYPAVTLSVSKKPGENAVDVANAVIERFDQMKGVYFPDGVEATVTRNYGATAEEKAQTLIKKLIFATLSVIVLVLFVLGRREAIVVGAAVVVTLAITLFASWAWGFTLNRVSLFALIFSIGILVDDAIVVVENIHRHMSLGGKTLKESIPYAVDEVGGPTILATFTVIAALLPMAFVTGLMGPYMRPIPINASTGMLISLAVAFVVTPWLYLRLFKHHEPATGDHHEEHGHRGKLHAFFYRMLTPFLNGIDGRKNRVFLLFAILALIAISLSLAVTQSVIMKMLPFDNKSEFQLIVDMPEGTPLEETHRVLQALADDLEALPELRDYQLYAGTAAPINFNGLVRQYYLRSEPHMGDIQVNLAHKKDRSRKSHDIALHARALIAETARENKANVKVVEMPPGPPVMAPLVAEIYGLDYLRQMNVANEVRKVFESTDDVVDVDDTIEAQQEKWVLVVDRARAAKMGVSQQTIISDIAAALRGEDISFLHDEHARVAIPVRLELPAMAKGDLLALQNLRVKSRNGSLVALSEVTRVQKQLRDQTIYHKDLLPVVYVLGDAAGVTDSPLYGLASIASVLGESPVDGSIIEQFYIQQPENPYSWSMKWDGEWQVTYETFRDMGIAYSIGLIMIYLLVVAQFRSYSTPLIIMAPIPLTIIGIMPGHALLGQQFTAPSMIGMIALAGIIVRNSILLVDFIQQEIARGISLQQATVDAAAVRSIPIALTAVAAMMGGFFILDDPIFGGLAVSLIFGLLVSTVLTLLVIPVVYYAYEYQQEPTSLR from the coding sequence ATGACGACGCATGACGAAAAGCCTCTGGGTATTTCCGGACGCATTGCAAAAGCCTTTCTTACTTCCGAGATAACACCCTTGCTGGCGTTAACCGGATTTTTGTTGGGAATGTTCGCGGTAGTGGTAACGCCACGGGAAGAAGAGCCTCAGATTAACGTAACCTTTGCCAATGTGTTTATTCCGTTCCCCGGGGCGACCGCGAAGGAAGTGGAATCGTTGGTCACTACGCCGGCCGAGCAAATCGTGTCGGAAATACAAGGTGTTAAGCACGTTTACTCGGCGTCTTCACCGGGTATGGCGGCATTAACGGTTCGTTTCACCGTGGGCGAGCCGCGTACAGAGGCGATTGTACGTCTGTATAACGCCTTTTATTCCAATCAGGATGCGTGGTCACAAAATCTCGGTGTTGGGCAGCCGCTGATCAAGCCAAAAGGCATTGACGATGTACCTGTTGTTTCCGGAACTCTGTGGAGTAAAAACCCGGATTTTACCGCTGCAGACCTGTTGAAAGTTGCGCACTCTATGGAGGCCGAGCTGCAGCGTGTTCCCGGTACCCGGGATATCGAAACTATTGGCGGGCACGCCAGTATTGTGCGGGTGAATTTCGATCCTGCTCGACTTTCGGCTTACGGTTTAGCTCTGGATGATATTCGCCTTAGCCTCGCTGCCGCCAATGCCTCGGCCGATGCCGGCAGCCTGGTGAACAGCAATACGGAAATTCAAGTGCAGGCCGGAAATTTTCTGACCTCCCCTCAAGAGGTCGGCGAGCTCGTGGTTGGTGTGGTGAATAATGCACCGGTTTTTCTGCGCGATGTGGCCGAGGTTTCTTTAAGTGCTGAGACAGCAAAAACCTATGTCAATTACGGTATAGGTTCTGCTCACGATGACGTTCCGGGGCGCTACCCAGCTGTGACGCTTTCCGTTTCCAAAAAGCCGGGTGAAAACGCGGTGGATGTCGCCAATGCGGTGATTGAACGCTTTGATCAAATGAAGGGTGTTTATTTTCCCGATGGTGTCGAGGCGACGGTAACCCGCAATTATGGCGCGACGGCTGAGGAAAAAGCGCAAACGCTGATCAAAAAGCTGATTTTTGCCACCTTGTCAGTAATTGTTTTGGTGCTGTTTGTATTGGGGCGGCGAGAGGCGATTGTTGTGGGTGCCGCGGTGGTGGTAACTCTGGCGATAACCCTGTTTGCTTCGTGGGCCTGGGGTTTTACGCTCAACCGCGTATCTCTATTTGCGTTGATTTTCTCTATCGGCATTCTGGTAGATGACGCCATCGTGGTGGTGGAAAATATTCATCGGCATATGAGCTTAGGTGGAAAAACACTTAAAGAGTCTATTCCCTATGCCGTAGACGAGGTGGGTGGGCCGACCATTCTTGCTACATTTACGGTTATTGCAGCATTGCTTCCGATGGCGTTTGTGACGGGTTTAATGGGCCCTTATATGCGCCCGATTCCAATTAATGCCTCAACCGGTATGTTGATATCTTTGGCGGTTGCCTTTGTGGTGACTCCCTGGCTGTATCTACGCCTGTTTAAACACCACGAGCCGGCTACAGGTGATCATCACGAAGAACATGGGCACAGAGGAAAATTACACGCTTTCTTTTATCGTATGCTAACGCCCTTTTTAAATGGCATTGACGGGCGAAAAAACCGCGTATTTCTTCTGTTTGCTATTCTCGCATTAATTGCTATTTCCCTGAGCCTTGCCGTTACGCAATCCGTGATTATGAAAATGCTGCCATTCGACAATAAAAGCGAATTTCAGCTGATTGTGGATATGCCGGAAGGTACGCCGTTGGAAGAAACACATCGTGTGTTGCAGGCCCTGGCAGATGATCTGGAAGCTCTGCCGGAATTGCGTGATTATCAGTTATACGCGGGTACTGCGGCACCGATTAATTTTAACGGACTCGTGCGACAATATTATTTGCGCAGCGAACCGCACATGGGTGATATACAAGTAAACCTAGCGCATAAAAAAGATCGCTCCCGAAAAAGTCATGATATTGCCTTGCACGCTCGAGCGTTGATCGCCGAAACGGCGCGTGAAAATAAGGCGAATGTAAAAGTGGTGGAGATGCCACCCGGACCACCCGTTATGGCACCATTAGTAGCGGAAATTTATGGTCTGGATTATCTGCGTCAAATGAACGTAGCGAACGAAGTTCGTAAGGTTTTTGAGTCCACCGACGATGTGGTTGATGTGGACGATACTATCGAGGCCCAGCAGGAGAAGTGGGTGCTGGTTGTCGATCGTGCACGTGCAGCTAAAATGGGCGTTAGCCAACAAACGATTATTTCCGATATTGCTGCCGCTTTGCGGGGCGAAGATATTTCTTTCTTGCACGATGAGCACGCGCGCGTGGCCATTCCTGTACGCTTGGAATTACCCGCCATGGCTAAGGGGGATTTATTGGCGCTGCAGAACTTACGTGTTAAATCCCGAAACGGTTCGCTTGTTGCCTTATCTGAAGTGACGCGTGTTCAAAAACAATTACGTGACCAAACCATTTACCACAAAGATTTATTACCCGTTGTCTATGTTTTGGGTGATGCGGCGGGCGTTACCGACAGTCCACTCTATGGTTTGGCTAGTATTGCTTCCGTGTTGGGTGAAAGCCCGGTAGATGGTTCCATTATCGAGCAGTTTTATATACAGCAACCGGAAAATCCCTACAGCTGGAGTATGAAGTGGGACGGTGAGTGGCAAGTTACTTACGAAACCTTCCGCGATATGGGTATAGCCTACTCCATCGGCCTGATCATGATTTATTTGTTGGTCGTCGCACAATTTCGTTCCTACTCAACACCGCTCATTATTATGGCTCCTATCCCTTTAACCATTATTGGCATAATGCCGGGCCACGCTTTATTAGGGCAGCAATTTACGGCACCGTCTATGATAGGAATGATTGCCCTCGCGGGTATTATTGTGCGCAATTCGATTCTGCTTGTGGACTTTATTCAGCAGGAAATTGCACGGGGTATAAGCTTGCAACAGGCGACGGTCGACGCGGCGGCAGTAAGGTCTATTCCCATTGCACTAACCGCTGTGGCGGCGATGATGGGAGGCTTCTTTATTCTGGATGATCCTATTTTCGGTGGCTTAGCGGTTTCACTGATATTTGGCTTGCTGGTATCCACGGTTTTAACCTTGTTGGTTATCCCGGTTGTGTACTACGCTTATGAATACCAGCAGGAGCCCACCTCCTTGCGTTAA
- a CDS encoding TonB-dependent receptor plug domain-containing protein yields the protein MGRKGHVKGQFAPLILLATLSTSYADLELYDLSLEDLLELKITSASKFSNTVRDIPASVTVITRDDISLMGYSSLEELLINIPGFYHVDTYEDFQIGVRGTVGGSLAFLVNGILQHPTRIKTLSTPDRSRTNIPIDSIDRIEVVRGPSSVIYGNNAFFGSINIVTNNHEVQGSKVSASIGDNGYKKAFARLAQTSVSGYSVLNLGGVESNGIGGNLAEVMSEAQLNHPLMQPGMYQQLDGTLQSKAFNADLTGAADNIEYGFRYSERDYGFYALFPGFGDGNQLELKTWNAHLGHAFPLNDSIETKLGATLSSESYFVAPDFIIPSVRGYQYQSSNRMDIEGLLTGEKSNDFGWVLGANYSQLSDIKNDGDLSEIGFYNLAETDKVESSALFTNVTYEFSPFLHIEGGFRLTRIGDYSASFTSLNEGGDKISREQRVLSRTDDAVKLSGIWAFASQDFLKFLYSTATQDNSSIELVEPEHIRSYELNYLHAGKKNTVSISLFDNDIQKVRRRILRYDAGGVNETVDNQSQWKTQGVEFILTFRPNSRLTTELSGVYQESDDAAVDGLSVGYSPNHQLKFKMGYGWSEWKASSSVVCTGEMYTTYRLDYQHLTPEVQYLGQPVDGYTLVNSNLRYQKNNSLWYLNLHAFNLLDSDIRYPANELANFEYGAFGPARQITLTLGMDFE from the coding sequence ATGGGCCGAAAGGGACATGTTAAAGGCCAGTTTGCGCCTCTAATTCTGTTAGCCACATTATCTACGAGTTATGCCGATCTTGAGCTTTACGACCTTTCGTTAGAAGATCTTTTAGAGTTAAAAATCACGTCGGCATCAAAATTCTCGAATACTGTTCGAGATATCCCTGCATCCGTCACGGTTATTACGCGCGATGATATCAGCCTTATGGGTTACAGTTCTTTAGAGGAACTGCTCATTAATATTCCTGGCTTCTATCATGTTGATACCTACGAAGATTTTCAGATCGGTGTTCGAGGCACCGTGGGTGGATCGTTGGCTTTCCTCGTAAATGGTATACTGCAACACCCCACCCGCATTAAAACACTGTCCACTCCCGATCGTTCCCGCACTAATATTCCCATTGACTCCATCGATCGTATTGAAGTTGTTCGTGGACCCTCGTCGGTTATTTATGGTAACAATGCTTTTTTTGGCAGTATCAATATTGTTACCAATAATCATGAAGTACAGGGAAGTAAAGTATCAGCCAGTATTGGTGATAACGGTTACAAAAAAGCGTTTGCGCGCCTCGCGCAAACGTCCGTAAGTGGATACTCCGTATTGAATCTTGGGGGAGTTGAGAGTAACGGTATTGGTGGTAATTTAGCGGAGGTTATGAGCGAGGCTCAGCTAAATCACCCACTGATGCAGCCGGGTATGTACCAGCAGTTAGATGGCACTCTACAATCAAAAGCTTTTAATGCGGATTTAACCGGCGCCGCTGATAATATTGAATATGGTTTTCGCTATTCAGAAAGGGACTATGGATTTTATGCACTCTTTCCCGGTTTTGGCGATGGCAACCAACTGGAATTGAAAACCTGGAATGCCCACCTTGGGCATGCTTTCCCTCTTAACGACAGTATCGAAACAAAGCTCGGCGCTACGTTAAGTAGTGAAAGCTATTTCGTTGCCCCAGATTTTATTATTCCCAGCGTACGCGGTTACCAGTACCAAAGCAGTAATCGAATGGATATCGAAGGGTTATTGACAGGCGAGAAGAGTAATGATTTTGGTTGGGTATTAGGCGCCAATTATAGCCAGTTAAGTGATATTAAAAACGATGGCGACCTTAGCGAAATTGGTTTTTATAATTTGGCTGAAACGGACAAAGTTGAAAGCTCGGCTTTATTTACAAACGTAACCTACGAATTCTCTCCGTTTTTACATATTGAAGGTGGTTTCCGATTGACACGTATTGGCGACTATAGTGCAAGTTTTACTTCGTTAAACGAGGGGGGCGATAAAATTTCGCGAGAGCAAAGAGTCTTGTCGCGAACTGATGATGCGGTAAAGTTGTCGGGTATTTGGGCGTTTGCGTCACAGGATTTCCTTAAATTTCTTTACAGTACTGCCACTCAAGATAATAGCTCTATCGAACTGGTCGAGCCTGAACATATTCGTTCGTATGAGTTGAATTACTTACATGCAGGTAAAAAAAACACGGTTTCGATAAGCCTGTTTGATAACGACATTCAAAAGGTTAGGCGGCGTATTTTACGCTACGATGCAGGGGGGGTTAACGAGACCGTCGATAATCAGTCTCAATGGAAAACTCAAGGAGTCGAGTTTATTTTAACATTCCGCCCGAACAGCCGTCTGACAACTGAGCTTAGTGGTGTTTACCAAGAGAGCGACGATGCCGCGGTGGATGGTTTGTCCGTGGGGTATTCCCCTAATCATCAGCTGAAGTTCAAGATGGGGTACGGGTGGAGTGAATGGAAAGCCAGCAGCTCAGTGGTTTGTACCGGAGAGATGTACACAACTTACCGTCTGGATTACCAACATCTCACGCCGGAGGTGCAGTACCTCGGTCAACCGGTAGATGGGTATACCTTAGTGAACAGCAATCTTCGTTATCAGAAAAACAATAGTTTATGGTATTTGAACCTTCATGCTTTTAACTTGCTCGATAGCGACATACGTTATCCCGCAAATGAGTTGGCCAATTTTGAATACGGCGCTTTTGGGCCTGCTCGACAAATAACCCTTACCTTGGGTATGGATTTCGAATAG
- a CDS encoding efflux RND transporter periplasmic adaptor subunit, producing the protein MLPFVWGQHRPVKKRVAFFWGAAALVLSACGDDSTERVPKAFSPSVGTLETAVAYDSQVAAETNFDGVIEAVNQAVVSAQTSGRIIELPFDVGDYVAMGDTVARFTDTEQKAVFAAANAQLEEANARFAEAGQQFKRVSDVYGKGVVAKANLDQAQASYTAAKARVESAQAALNDAQERLSHTVVTAPYSGIVVKRLTDVGATVAPGSPLIEGLSLNHLRVQVDIPQQHIGPLRRHKKARVILENGTSVDVTDMRIPPSANPTTHSFRVLLTLPEGEYAEPVFPGTLVKVAFVTGEQMQLLVADNAVAKRGEVTGVYVVDSEKVEFRYIRLGHSFGDHQTSVLSGLKNGEKVALDPVAAAAVYKNQSYSTP; encoded by the coding sequence ATGTTACCGTTTGTGTGGGGCCAGCATCGGCCTGTAAAAAAACGCGTTGCTTTTTTTTGGGGGGCGGCAGCTTTGGTGCTGTCGGCTTGTGGGGATGATTCCACTGAGCGTGTTCCAAAGGCCTTTTCACCGAGTGTGGGAACACTTGAAACCGCTGTTGCCTATGATTCACAGGTTGCGGCTGAAACCAATTTTGACGGCGTTATTGAAGCGGTGAACCAGGCTGTGGTGTCTGCGCAAACCAGTGGCCGTATTATTGAGCTTCCCTTTGATGTGGGCGATTACGTTGCTATGGGTGATACGGTCGCGCGTTTTACGGATACCGAGCAAAAGGCAGTGTTTGCCGCCGCAAACGCTCAGTTAGAGGAGGCCAATGCTCGTTTTGCCGAAGCTGGCCAGCAATTCAAGCGTGTGTCCGATGTTTATGGGAAAGGTGTTGTTGCCAAAGCTAATCTCGATCAGGCTCAAGCGTCTTATACGGCGGCAAAAGCGCGAGTGGAATCGGCTCAGGCGGCATTGAATGATGCACAGGAAAGGCTTTCGCATACGGTGGTGACGGCTCCCTATAGTGGTATTGTGGTCAAGCGTTTAACCGATGTGGGCGCAACCGTTGCGCCGGGCTCACCCCTGATTGAGGGCTTGTCGCTGAACCATTTACGGGTGCAGGTCGATATTCCCCAGCAGCATATTGGGCCTTTACGTCGACATAAAAAAGCACGGGTGATTCTCGAAAATGGGACTTCTGTGGATGTAACCGATATGCGCATTCCTCCTAGCGCTAATCCGACTACCCACAGTTTTCGTGTACTGCTGACTCTGCCCGAAGGGGAATACGCTGAGCCGGTGTTTCCCGGTACGTTGGTCAAAGTGGCTTTTGTTACCGGTGAGCAGATGCAGTTATTGGTGGCCGATAACGCGGTGGCCAAGCGCGGCGAAGTGACGGGTGTGTATGTGGTTGACAGCGAGAAGGTCGAGTTTCGTTATATTCGCCTGGGGCACAGTTTTGGCGATCATCAGACCAGTGTGTTGTCTGGTTTGAAAAACGGTGAAAAGGTTGCGCTGGACCCCGTAGCTGCCGCTGCCGTATACAAAAATCAATCGTATAGCACACCATAG
- a CDS encoding helix-turn-helix domain-containing protein, whose protein sequence is MDSVLFNIHDVVLLTTVYQCAALAVVLFIAAPQQRLSNVFLIGFLVANAVVPLDTLINFGAAFRGWAIVNLPDWFYVFEMGYWLQGPILLWYLRSRFYKNYCLRFVDLFYLAPFFLFVLHQLLSYHVLPTSVKVEIQQSYSLFSEKSIIFFFVTLARELLRLYFGVLCVLELRHYVSTLDTGFQSSHKEMLRWLKLGVYSFVGLWGWACVLAVGIIVNVQFSEVVPIGSMGLAANYATCLLLSGYVILLGRAGATKIEWPQISYRSSLSLRLAGVAEEGSNVEPKESLPGVNLEYVHRLDALVKEGEIYLEPSLTLEMLASKLSISPRTLSTILNRHYGSNFFEFVNTYRIEEAKKLLLSDEFRNATMLDIMYKVGFKSKATFNNFFKKMEGMTPREFKKANRVVEA, encoded by the coding sequence TTGGATAGTGTACTTTTCAATATTCACGATGTCGTTTTATTGACGACGGTTTATCAATGCGCTGCACTGGCAGTTGTACTGTTTATTGCTGCACCGCAACAGCGCCTGTCTAATGTTTTTTTGATCGGATTCCTAGTCGCTAATGCCGTGGTACCGCTTGATACTCTAATAAACTTTGGTGCCGCGTTCAGGGGCTGGGCAATTGTAAACCTGCCCGACTGGTTCTATGTCTTCGAGATGGGGTACTGGCTACAGGGGCCTATACTATTGTGGTATTTACGCTCCCGTTTCTACAAAAATTATTGTTTGAGATTTGTTGATCTATTCTATCTAGCACCATTTTTCCTGTTTGTCTTACATCAGCTGTTGTCTTACCACGTGTTGCCGACCAGCGTAAAAGTTGAGATTCAGCAGAGTTATAGCCTGTTTTCTGAAAAATCGATTATCTTTTTCTTCGTGACTCTGGCACGCGAGCTGCTGCGTTTGTATTTCGGTGTTTTGTGTGTGCTTGAGTTGCGACACTATGTGAGTACGCTTGATACCGGTTTTCAGAGTTCACATAAAGAAATGCTGCGTTGGTTGAAGTTGGGCGTGTACAGCTTTGTTGGTTTGTGGGGTTGGGCTTGTGTTCTCGCGGTAGGTATTATCGTGAACGTGCAGTTTAGTGAAGTCGTTCCGATTGGCTCGATGGGGCTGGCGGCCAATTATGCTACCTGTTTATTGTTAAGTGGCTATGTGATTTTGCTTGGAAGGGCGGGCGCGACAAAAATTGAGTGGCCGCAGATCTCCTACCGCTCTTCGTTGAGCCTTCGTCTAGCGGGCGTAGCTGAAGAGGGCTCCAATGTAGAGCCGAAAGAGTCCTTGCCAGGGGTAAATCTAGAGTATGTACATCGTCTCGACGCTTTAGTCAAAGAGGGGGAGATATACTTAGAGCCATCGCTTACATTGGAAATGTTGGCTTCGAAGTTGTCCATTTCTCCACGTACACTCAGTACGATTTTAAATCGTCACTATGGTAGTAACTTTTTCGAGTTTGTTAATACCTACCGTATTGAAGAGGCGAAAAAGCTGTTGCTAAGTGATGAGTTTAGAAATGCAACAATGCTTGATATTATGTATAAGGTGGGGTTTAAGAGTAAGGCTACCTTCAACAACTTTTTTAAGAAAATGGAGGGTATGACTCCACGGGAATTTAAGAAGGCGAATAGGGTGGTGGAAGCTTAG
- a CDS encoding TolB family protein, producing the protein MYFSVKTIGPSVNIRALDGQGTLHKLTDDSRWRDLDIDIANNGDLLFVSNRKENFKIDLNKHSDSYNLFLQKKGELEPTKIAAHGKTEISPKFSPNDQWISYLLQEDSHYRFLLMPRSGGEPKSIYTAKEITAYDWSPSGDYIAIAHNDDTTAYISHLEASSGRSKVLLSMPLKAPSQDHKPNDEDNIMKKVGYLNWSPNGEHIAYIRSPTFHGSRQLRVFNLKDQSDQPITTSGIHAQDGVSWTKNGKQLLYAALVGYKFYYDETIHKKVYEGGMHIFQYAVGEKENQQLTSGDHVFKRPTYSPDEKLIAYFYSDTLDERTYHLSTMNRKGNERETLQESVTPSSSLLWK; encoded by the coding sequence ATGTATTTTTCAGTTAAAACCATTGGCCCCTCTGTCAATATTCGCGCACTAGATGGCCAGGGAACGCTTCACAAACTAACCGATGATTCTCGCTGGCGTGATCTCGACATCGATATTGCCAATAATGGCGATTTACTTTTTGTCTCAAATCGTAAAGAAAATTTTAAAATTGACCTTAACAAGCACAGTGATAGTTACAACCTGTTCCTACAAAAAAAAGGCGAGCTGGAACCCACTAAAATAGCCGCTCATGGAAAAACCGAAATATCCCCCAAGTTCAGTCCAAATGACCAGTGGATCAGCTACCTGTTGCAAGAAGACTCTCACTATCGCTTTTTGCTCATGCCGCGCAGTGGTGGTGAACCAAAATCGATTTATACAGCAAAAGAAATTACCGCTTACGATTGGTCACCCAGCGGTGACTATATTGCTATCGCCCATAACGACGACACCACCGCCTATATAAGCCACCTAGAAGCATCGTCTGGCCGTAGCAAAGTATTACTATCCATGCCACTAAAAGCTCCGTCACAAGATCACAAACCCAATGACGAAGACAATATTATGAAAAAAGTGGGTTATCTCAATTGGTCGCCAAATGGGGAACACATCGCCTACATTCGTAGCCCGACGTTTCACGGCTCAAGACAATTACGCGTCTTTAACCTGAAAGATCAAAGCGATCAGCCCATCACGACTTCAGGAATTCACGCTCAGGATGGCGTAAGCTGGACCAAAAACGGGAAACAGTTACTGTATGCCGCTTTAGTTGGGTACAAATTTTATTACGACGAAACCATCCACAAAAAAGTTTACGAAGGAGGGATGCATATTTTCCAGTATGCCGTAGGGGAAAAGGAAAACCAGCAGCTCACTTCCGGTGACCACGTTTTTAAAAGGCCCACCTATTCACCCGATGAAAAGCTCATAGCCTATTTCTATTCTGACACCCTGGATGAGCGCACCTATCACCTAAGCACAATGAATAGAAAAGGTAATGAGCGTGAGACGCTTCAAGAAAGTGTAACGCCCAGCTCGTCACTGTTGTGGAAATAG